One Xyrauchen texanus isolate HMW12.3.18 chromosome 2, RBS_HiC_50CHRs, whole genome shotgun sequence genomic window carries:
- the ntn5 gene encoding netrin-1: MSRYHSPPFQTLSFLHLVLFTLFPISLLSPLLSQSPLSWTSPYDPCYHLDGRPRHCLSEFVNTAYGVPVTMEDLQQGPKMNISTLTDLHNPHNLTCWTAAEGLSSGDWTFTVPLERRFEITYISLQFCQQVKAVESYSISILKSMDFGRSWRPLQFYSSDCMGKFGLPDQSVALTKHQETEPLCTDPRPLQKHRGSVVLAFSTLDGRPSSPDFDYSPGLQDWVTATDIKIVFHLSMDKIKKQEEKLNEVGRALRGRAGGDRGDTIIRLGEKKTGAKTSEILGSRQEKNKEKSTLRNLNKSIVQQSGHNVTRKEMGSQGKEGRGRGRSHKKESWKPCQDGTCDWSVNTQQQGSKGRELRRRRYNGGREKSHSKSRKKATHQLTPSALYTPSKPSLALSDLQVGGRCKCNGHASRCRRDNQGRAVCQCEHHTSGPDCDVCEQFFYDRPWQRATPSQPHPCAPCECNGHSTKCRFSMAVYQQSGRVSGGICLKCRHHTTGRHCQFCQNGYTRDHSKPLSHRKACQSCQCHPMGAVGHWCNQSTGQCLCREGVIGQRCNRCAPGYKQGQSPHRPCIRIQEVAPPTPVYQPQYSIGEECLSYCSPSQAKVRMNLETYCLKDYVLKMQVKGKERSGPWWQFSVLVQSVFRTGSSHVKRGLQALWVPDRDLSCGCPALQVGRTFLLIGAEESGRSWVPEERRLVSDRTTMALQWREHWSPKLRGFRGQDVKGKCLQGNNTAQKHSHSDSYEEYTPPHLEKLQSEPHAPHKHTHSTHNQHPSTAQYRRLDHRHTHKRGDTQDLQRKGIHTERHHGRVEDLNGRIYPSASPQDTQNLLQNTQDPSSGISKTSHANKHEQYYQTVCPTWSPVSPV, encoded by the exons ATGTCCAGATATCACTCCCCTCCTTTCCAGACCCTCTCATTCCTCCACCTTGTCCTCTTCACCCTATTCCCAATCTCCCTTCTTTCTCCTCTCCTTTCTCAATCTCCTCTCAGCTGGACCTCTCCTTATGATCCCTGTTACCATTTGGATGGCCGTCCACGCCACTGCCTGTCTGAATTTGTCAATACTGCCTACGGTGTGCCTGTGACCATGGAAGATCTCCAGCAAGGACCCAAGATGAATATCAGCACCTTAACAGATCTTCATAACCCCCACAATCTGACATGTTGGACAGCTGCTGAAGGCTTGAGTAGTGGGGATTGGACTTTCACTGTTCCCCTGGAAAGACGCTTTGAAATCACTTACATTAGTCTTCAGTTTTGTCAACAAGTGAAGGCAGTGGAGTCTTACTCCATCTCCATCTTGAAGTCAATGGACTTTGGCCGGAGCTGGCGGCCCCTACAGTTTTATTCCAGTGACTGCATGGGGAAATTTGGCCTTCCTGACCAGTCTGTGGCTCTGACAAAGCACCAAGAGACAGAGCCACTGTGTACAGATCCCAGACCTCTGCAGAAGCACCGTGGAAGTGTTGTGCTGGCTTTCTCAACTTTGGATGGGCGTCCTTCTTCACCAGATTTTGACTACAGTCCAGGGCTCCAAGACTGGGTTACTGCTACGGATATAAAGATAGTATTTCACCTATcaatggataaaataaaaaagcaagaaGAGAAACTGAATGAGGTGGGACGTGCCTTAAGAGGGAGAGCAGGGGGAGATAGGGGGGACACTATTATTAGGTTAGGGGAGAAAAAAACAGGGGCTAAAACCTCAGAAATTTTGGGAAGtagacaagaaaaaaataaagagaaatcCACACTGAGAAATCTGAATAAAAGCATTGTGCAGCAAAGTGGCCACAATGTTACCAGAAAGGAGATGGGATCTCAAGGTAAAGAGGGAAGAGGTAGGGGAAGGAGCCACAAGAAGGAAAGTTGGAAGCCATGCCAGGATGGCACATGTGATTGGTCTGTAAATACCCAGCAGCAGGGCTCCAAGGGCCGAGAGTTGAGGAGAAGAAGATACAATGGAGGGAGGGAGAAGTCCCATTCTAAATCAAGAAAAAAGGCCACACATCAACTCACCCCATCTGCCCTTTACACTCCATCTAAACCATCTCTCGCGCTTTCCGACCTGCAGGTTGGAGGCAGGTGCAAGTGCAATGGCCATGCCTCCCGCTGTCGTCGTGACAACCAGGGACGTGCAGTGTGTCAATGTGAACATCACACATCTGGACCGGACTGTGACGTGTGTGAGCAATTTTTTTATGATCGGCCATGGCAACGGGCCACGCCCAGCCAACCACACCCGTGCGCCC cATGTGAATGTAATGGTCACTCTACGAAGTGTAGATTCAGTATGGCTGTCTATCAACAGTCTGGTCGAGTCAGTGGAGGCATTTGTTTGAAGTGCCGGCACCACACAACAGGACGCCACTGCCAGTTCTGCCAGAACGGATACACACGTGACCACAGCAAACCACTCAGCCACCGCAAGGCCTGCCAAT ctTGCCAGTGCCATCCCATGGGTGCAGTGGGCCATTGGTGCAACCAGTCCACGGGGCAGTGTTTGTGTAGAGAAGGGGTCATAGGGCAGAGGTGTAACCGTTGTGCCCCCGGGTACAAGCAAGGCCAGTCTCCCCACCGACCATGCATCC GTATTCAGGAGGTAGCACCACCCACCCCAGTTTACCAGCCCCAGTACAGCATTG GCGAAGAGTGTCTTTCTTACTGTTCACCCTCCCAAGCTAAAGTCAGAATGAATTTAGAGACATACTGTCTCAAGGACTATG TGCTGAAGATGCAGGTGAAAGGTAAGGAACGTTCAGGCCCCTGGTGGCAGTTTTCTGTGCTGGTCCAGTCAGTTTTTCGCACGGGATCTTCACACGTAAAGCGTGGCCTTCAAGCTCTCTGGGTTCCGGACCGAGACCTAAGCTGTGGCTGTCCTGCACTTCAGGTTGGTCGGACCTTCCTCTTGATTGGTGCAGAGGAAAGTGGGCGGAGCTGGGTCCCTGAGGAGCGGCGATTAGTCTCAGATCGCACTACGATGGCCCTACAATGGAGGGAACACTGGAGCCCAAAATTAAGAGGCTTCCGTGGGCAGGACGTCAAGGGAAAGTGCCTACAGGGAAACAACACTGCACAGAAACACTCCCACTCAGACTCGTATGAGGAATACACACCGCCACATCTTGAGAAACTGCAGTCTGAGCCACATGcaccacataaacatacacactcaaCACATAATCAGCATCCGTCAACTGCACAATACAGACGTTTagaccacagacacacacacaaaagaggaGATACTCAGGACTTACAAAGAAAAGGCATACACACAGAAAGGCATCATGGGCGAGTGGAGGATCTCAATGGCAGAATTTATCCATCTGCCTCCCCTCAGGATACACAGAATTTATTGCAGAACACCCAGGATCCTTCTTCAGGCATTTCAAAGACAAGTCATGCCAATAAGCATGAGCAGTACTACCAAACAGTGTGTCCGACATGGTCACCTGTGTCCCCTGTCTGA